A stretch of Candidatus Palauibacter australiensis DNA encodes these proteins:
- a CDS encoding DUF3526 domain-containing protein: protein MGLRNALLVARRQVGAVREDRYMVFLLGLVIALGVVAVLGARHHAASEAEQRARYQAMVERQWLEQPDRHPHRVIHYGFLVFRGEAPLAFFDPGVGTWAGTSLFLEGHRQNTANFGDARHATGMLRFGRLTPASVLALLLPLFVVVAGFASVSAERERGTLRLLLAQGATPAQILAGKVLGTGAVAALAALPIGVATLVIAGSGAVGPVSAGRLAGLAGIYAAYLAGWVLVTVLASSFRASSRSALAQLIAVWVVLCVAVPRLGASVAGALHPLPSRAEFTAQVERALNEVGDSHNPEDPFFRSLRDEYLARYEVASVEELPVNWGGVVSREGEAVTSRIHEEQQRDLVEGQRRQDRVLSLAGLLSPYLATRDLSMAVSGTGPEAVEAFRAQAETHRYDLIQRLNDLHISEIHYENDRAQRLPREHWAEFPTFGTRPPPLGGALAGRALSLAALGLWILLPLLGLGLARARLARVGVERAAS from the coding sequence ATGGGTCTTCGCAACGCGCTGCTCGTCGCCCGCCGTCAGGTGGGAGCGGTCCGTGAGGATCGGTACATGGTCTTCCTGCTGGGGCTCGTCATCGCCCTCGGCGTGGTCGCGGTCCTCGGAGCCCGTCATCACGCGGCGAGCGAGGCGGAACAGCGCGCCCGCTACCAGGCGATGGTCGAACGCCAGTGGCTGGAGCAGCCGGACCGTCATCCGCACCGGGTCATCCACTACGGGTTCCTCGTCTTTCGGGGTGAGGCGCCGCTCGCGTTCTTCGATCCGGGGGTCGGGACCTGGGCGGGGACCTCGCTCTTCCTGGAAGGGCATCGGCAGAACACGGCCAACTTCGGCGATGCCCGCCACGCGACCGGGATGCTGCGCTTCGGCCGCCTCACGCCGGCGAGCGTCCTGGCGCTCCTCCTGCCGCTGTTCGTCGTCGTCGCGGGCTTCGCCTCCGTGAGCGCCGAGCGAGAGAGGGGCACGCTTCGACTTCTCCTCGCCCAGGGGGCGACGCCGGCCCAGATCCTCGCGGGCAAGGTGCTGGGCACGGGGGCGGTGGCGGCCCTCGCCGCCCTTCCCATCGGTGTTGCCACTCTGGTCATCGCCGGGTCCGGGGCCGTGGGTCCGGTCTCGGCCGGGCGCCTGGCCGGGTTGGCGGGCATCTACGCGGCCTACCTCGCGGGCTGGGTGCTGGTCACCGTCCTCGCCTCCTCCTTCCGGGCCTCCTCGCGGAGCGCCCTCGCGCAATTGATCGCGGTGTGGGTCGTCCTCTGCGTCGCCGTGCCGCGCCTCGGGGCCTCCGTGGCCGGAGCGCTGCACCCGCTGCCCTCCCGCGCCGAGTTCACCGCCCAGGTGGAACGCGCGTTGAACGAGGTGGGCGACAGCCACAATCCGGAAGATCCCTTCTTCCGCTCGCTGCGGGACGAGTACCTGGCCCGCTACGAGGTGGCGTCGGTCGAGGAACTTCCCGTGAACTGGGGCGGCGTGGTGAGCCGCGAAGGGGAGGCCGTCACCAGCCGGATCCACGAGGAGCAGCAGCGGGATCTCGTCGAAGGCCAGCGCCGTCAGGACCGCGTCCTTTCCTTGGCGGGGCTGCTCTCCCCCTATCTCGCGACGAGGGACCTCTCCATGGCGGTATCCGGGACCGGGCCGGAGGCGGTGGAGGCGTTCCGGGCGCAGGCCGAAACCCACCGGTACGACCTCATACAGCGCCTCAACGATCTTCACATCAGCGAGATCCACTACGAGAACGACCGCGCCCAGCGGCTACCGCGCGAGCATTGGGCGGAATTCCCGACCTTCGGGACGCGGCCGCCCCCGCTCGGAGGGGCGCTCGCCGGTCGCGCGCTCTCGCTGGCCGCGCTCGGCCTGTGGATCCTCCTTCCGCTCCTGGGCCTCGGCCTGGCACGGGCGCGGCTGGCGCGCGTGGGGGTGGAGCGGGCCGCATCGTGA
- a CDS encoding DUF3526 domain-containing protein → MTARTVLRNEWRLLMADRPLRIALGLFALLLVYALANGVVWTRFQERTVEAAQAGNVERTQALAQELADIEAGAEPASRFSDPRLPNVMGGARGRHTAVLTPGPLTALTVGQSDLLPYYYDVNIYTNESSFQQNGEVESPLNLMVGRFDLAFVVIYLLPLLVLALSFNVLSEEREQGTLALTLSQPVSARGVVAAKLAFRALVAVGMVLAVSLVGLLVTGGFGAPGRILLWCAAVVAYALFWFVLAAWVNSLRRSSAWNATVLVGAWLVLVVVLPAGINIAAGLLHPLPSRVQMITAQREASNDAVNRRSELLARYLEDHPEMAEGVVADEPGLGALAWAATDAVNRRLEEVTAEHDASRAEQIALVRRYRFLSPALMAQEVLLDAAGTGDARFSGFQAQVRAFAERWRDFFVPAIVAGEQMDASAISSVPQFHLAEEVSGEVTRRAAVPLGVLGTLLILVGAGAGVGLGRVRGAD, encoded by the coding sequence ATGACCGCGCGCACCGTGCTCCGGAACGAATGGCGTCTGCTCATGGCGGACCGGCCGCTCCGAATCGCGCTCGGGCTCTTCGCGCTCCTGCTCGTATACGCGCTGGCCAACGGCGTGGTCTGGACGCGCTTTCAGGAGCGCACCGTGGAGGCCGCGCAGGCCGGCAACGTCGAGCGAACGCAAGCTCTCGCGCAGGAGCTGGCCGACATCGAAGCCGGTGCGGAACCCGCTTCGCGCTTCTCGGATCCGCGACTGCCGAACGTGATGGGCGGGGCGCGGGGCCGGCACACGGCGGTCCTGACGCCGGGCCCCCTGACGGCGCTCACGGTCGGACAGAGCGACCTGCTGCCGTATTACTACGACGTCAACATCTACACGAACGAGTCGTCGTTCCAGCAGAACGGTGAGGTCGAGAGTCCCCTGAACCTGATGGTCGGGCGCTTCGACCTGGCCTTCGTGGTCATCTACCTGCTGCCGCTGCTCGTGCTGGCCCTGAGCTTCAACGTCCTCTCGGAGGAGCGCGAGCAGGGGACGCTGGCGCTGACCCTGTCGCAGCCCGTGTCGGCGCGGGGCGTCGTGGCGGCGAAGCTGGCCTTCCGCGCCCTCGTGGCGGTGGGCATGGTGCTGGCGGTCTCGCTCGTCGGGCTCCTCGTGACGGGGGGCTTCGGCGCCCCGGGCCGGATCCTCCTCTGGTGCGCCGCCGTCGTCGCGTACGCGCTCTTCTGGTTCGTGCTCGCGGCGTGGGTGAACAGCCTGCGCCGGTCTTCCGCGTGGAACGCCACGGTGCTGGTGGGCGCGTGGCTGGTGCTGGTCGTCGTGCTCCCGGCCGGGATCAACATCGCGGCCGGCCTCCTGCACCCGCTGCCGTCGCGGGTACAGATGATCACCGCCCAGCGCGAGGCGTCGAACGATGCCGTGAACCGCCGCAGCGAACTCCTCGCCCGGTACCTGGAGGACCATCCCGAGATGGCTGAGGGCGTGGTGGCCGATGAACCCGGCCTGGGGGCGCTGGCGTGGGCCGCCACCGATGCCGTCAACCGTCGTCTGGAGGAGGTGACGGCCGAACACGACGCCAGCCGCGCGGAGCAGATCGCGCTGGTGCGCCGCTACCGCTTCCTGTCGCCGGCGCTCATGGCCCAGGAGGTGCTCCTCGACGCGGCGGGGACGGGGGACGCGCGGTTCTCCGGCTTCCAGGCGCAGGTACGCGCCTTCGCCGAGCGATGGCGGGACTTCTTCGTGCCCGCGATCGTTGCCGGCGAGCAGATGGATGCCAGCGCCATTTCAAGCGTACCGCAGTTCCACCTCGCCGAGGAGGTGTCCGGCGAAGTCACGCGTCGGGCCGCCGTTCCCCTCGGCGTTCTGGGTACGCTCCTCATCCTGGTGGGGGCGGGCGCGGGGGTCGGACTCGGCCGCGTACGGGGAGCCGACTAG
- a CDS encoding DUF3526 domain-containing protein: protein MIRHIIRKEFSDVLRDGRFRWCSILVGALLLVSLGHGWVQAREAQREHAAAQATARDHWESQGEKNPHSAAHYGIYAFKPRLALSFVDEGVDPYTGTSVWLEAHRQNDFLLRPAQDATAAQRVGALTAAQVLQHLVPLLIILLTFGALAGERERGTLRQLLATGVGRRDLALGKALGIAGALALLLVPAAAVGAAALVVGSPGPAASPVARAAVLSVVYLVYFAAFLALSLAVSAWARSTRTALVILLGVWVVNGLVAPRVAVDLSKWMHPTPSALEFAQTVEREMASGTEDIPRPDNDALTEDLLTEYGVERVEDLPINQSGVLLQASEEFGDRIFDRNYGALWDTFERQGAVHELVAVAAPLLAVRALSMGLAGTDVEQHRHFASAAETYRRDLMRRMNGDLTENSLSGDFSYQAGAELWESTPPLRYDAPTLGWVLGNRILSLVVLGGWLVGAVLMAAARVRRAEVA from the coding sequence ATGATCAGGCACATTATCCGCAAGGAATTCAGCGACGTGCTTCGGGACGGCCGTTTCCGCTGGTGCTCCATCCTCGTGGGAGCGCTGCTGCTCGTCTCCCTGGGCCACGGATGGGTCCAGGCGCGGGAGGCTCAGCGCGAGCACGCGGCCGCGCAGGCGACGGCCCGCGACCACTGGGAGTCGCAGGGCGAGAAGAATCCCCATTCCGCGGCCCACTACGGCATCTATGCGTTCAAGCCCCGCCTCGCGCTGTCCTTCGTGGACGAGGGCGTGGACCCGTACACCGGGACCTCCGTGTGGCTCGAGGCGCACCGGCAGAACGACTTCCTGCTGCGACCGGCCCAGGACGCGACGGCGGCCCAGCGGGTCGGGGCGCTCACGGCGGCGCAGGTGCTGCAACACCTCGTGCCCCTGCTGATCATCCTGCTCACCTTCGGGGCGCTCGCCGGCGAGCGGGAACGGGGCACGCTTCGCCAACTGCTTGCGACCGGGGTCGGGCGGCGCGATCTGGCGCTGGGCAAGGCGCTCGGCATCGCCGGCGCGCTGGCGCTGCTGCTCGTGCCCGCGGCGGCGGTGGGGGCGGCGGCCCTCGTCGTCGGAAGCCCCGGTCCGGCGGCATCGCCGGTGGCCCGGGCCGCGGTCCTGTCCGTCGTCTACCTGGTCTATTTCGCCGCCTTCCTCGCCCTCTCCCTGGCCGTCTCCGCCTGGGCCCGCTCGACGCGCACCGCGCTCGTGATCCTGCTGGGCGTGTGGGTCGTGAACGGGCTCGTCGCGCCGCGCGTGGCGGTGGATCTGTCCAAGTGGATGCACCCGACGCCCTCCGCCCTTGAGTTTGCTCAGACGGTTGAACGGGAGATGGCCAGTGGCACGGAGGACATCCCCCGTCCGGACAACGACGCGCTGACCGAGGACCTGCTGACGGAGTACGGCGTCGAGCGGGTCGAAGACCTGCCGATCAACCAGTCGGGCGTCCTGCTCCAGGCGAGCGAGGAGTTCGGCGACCGGATCTTCGACCGCAACTACGGCGCGCTCTGGGACACGTTCGAGCGCCAGGGGGCCGTCCACGAGCTGGTCGCGGTGGCGGCGCCGCTGCTCGCGGTGCGCGCGCTCTCCATGGGACTGGCCGGAACCGACGTCGAGCAGCACCGGCACTTCGCGAGCGCCGCGGAGACGTACCGCCGGGACCTGATGCGGCGGATGAACGGCGACCTCACGGAGAACTCCCTATCGGGCGATTTCTCCTACCAGGCCGGGGCCGAACTCTGGGAGTCCACGCCGCCGCTGCGGTACGATGCCCCGACGCTGGGCTGGGTGCTCGGCAACCGGATTCTGTCGCTCGTCGTTCTCGGGGGATGGCTCGTGGGAGCGGTCCTGATGGCCGCGGCGCGCGTACGGCGCGCGGAGGTGGCGTAG
- a CDS encoding ABC transporter ATP-binding protein translates to MQTAESGAGRPPLLEARGLSKRYGATQALDSLDLAIEPGEVYCLLGPNGAGKTTTINLFLGFVPPSGGQALVSGMDVSTHDRETKHRLAYIPEQVMLYRNLSGLENLEYFAALGGKGSLGRERLADILVEAGLEGDAVDRRVSEYSKGMRQKVGIAIAMAKEADALLLDEPTSGLDPKASNEFSALIERLRHGGVAVLMATHDLFRAKETGTRVGIMRYGSLVTELGTDEIGHADLERVYLEHMHD, encoded by the coding sequence ATGCAGACCGCCGAATCGGGTGCGGGGCGACCGCCCCTCCTCGAGGCTCGCGGGCTCAGCAAGCGCTACGGCGCCACGCAGGCCCTCGATTCCCTCGACCTGGCCATCGAGCCGGGAGAGGTCTACTGCCTCCTCGGCCCCAACGGGGCGGGGAAGACCACGACGATCAACCTTTTCCTCGGCTTCGTGCCGCCGTCCGGGGGCCAGGCCCTGGTGTCCGGGATGGACGTGTCCACCCACGACCGGGAGACGAAGCACAGGCTCGCCTACATCCCGGAACAGGTGATGCTGTACCGCAACCTCAGCGGTCTTGAGAACCTCGAGTACTTCGCCGCCCTGGGCGGGAAGGGGTCGCTGGGGCGCGAACGGCTCGCGGACATCCTCGTCGAAGCCGGTCTGGAGGGCGACGCGGTCGACCGCCGCGTGTCCGAGTACTCCAAGGGCATGCGGCAGAAGGTCGGCATCGCGATCGCGATGGCCAAGGAGGCCGATGCCCTCCTGCTCGATGAGCCGACGTCCGGTCTCGACCCCAAGGCCTCCAACGAGTTCTCGGCGCTGATCGAGCGGCTCAGGCACGGCGGCGTCGCGGTGCTCATGGCCACCCACGACCTGTTTCGCGCCAAGGAGACGGGGACGCGCGTGGGCATCATGCGCTACGGAAGCCTCGTCACGGAGCTGGGCACGGACGAGATCGGCCACGCGGATCTCGAACGCGTCTACCTGGAACACATGCATGACTAG